In Treponema primitia ZAS-2, a genomic segment contains:
- a CDS encoding endonuclease/exonuclease/phosphatase family protein — MDKSRKIFIVTLSVSLFINQFTAGAQSLLAENGETIRIFSFNIQIFGVSKMNKPEVVAILTDIISKADLVAIQEVRSQDIAPVVQFMQLLPLKYGYVLGPREGRTSSKEQYWVIYDTTKMRIAGENTWADPDDIFERNPLGVYFQTKDAFDFILIDNHIQPSNAVSEIAALPLAVKYFQELWDERDVVIVGDFNADGGYFNEGTLAGIFPEYGYKIIITNDFDTTVAESDNTYDRIIVTASAFEDYAGNCGVIRFDELYDFSALTIQPRHVSDHFPVWAEFFLGTDTD; from the coding sequence ATGGATAAGAGCCGCAAAATATTTATTGTTACACTGTCAGTATCGCTATTCATAAATCAATTTACTGCCGGGGCGCAATCCCTGTTAGCAGAAAACGGCGAAACAATCAGAATTTTTTCCTTTAATATTCAAATATTCGGCGTTTCAAAGATGAACAAACCTGAGGTGGTGGCAATACTGACTGATATTATTTCTAAAGCGGATCTGGTTGCCATCCAGGAAGTACGGTCCCAGGATATTGCGCCGGTGGTACAGTTTATGCAGTTGCTTCCGCTAAAATACGGTTATGTGCTGGGACCGAGGGAGGGCAGGACAAGTTCAAAGGAACAGTACTGGGTGATCTATGACACCACAAAGATGCGGATTGCGGGGGAAAACACCTGGGCCGATCCTGATGATATTTTTGAACGGAATCCCCTGGGTGTGTATTTTCAGACTAAGGATGCGTTTGATTTTATTTTGATAGATAACCATATTCAGCCTTCTAATGCGGTCAGTGAAATTGCCGCCCTGCCCCTGGCTGTAAAGTATTTTCAGGAGCTCTGGGACGAAAGGGATGTGGTCATAGTTGGAGATTTTAACGCAGATGGCGGCTATTTCAATGAGGGGACACTGGCAGGTATATTCCCTGAGTATGGGTATAAAATTATCATTACCAATGACTTTGACACCACCGTTGCGGAAAGTGATAATACTTACGACCGTATTATTGTTACCGCTTCTGCCTTTGAAGATTATGCGGGTAACTGCGGGGTAATCCGCTTTGATGAACTCTACGATTTTTCAGCGCTGACCATACAGCCCCGGCACGTGAGCGATCATTTTCCGGTCTGGGCTGAATTTTTTCTTGGCACAGATACGGATTAG
- a CDS encoding UvrD-helicase domain-containing protein translates to MSSYTCPMRIIADLHIHSPYSRATSRRNSPAILDRWARIKGIGLAGTGDCTHPQWLSDLRESLVEVGEGFYALKEDLRRDFDRVTGPEAGLPNPGSPPGDMADSGRVRFVLTGEISTIYSRDGKTRKVHHLVVLPDFEAAAAFQGRLEKAGNIRSDGRPILGLDSRDLLEMLLESDRRSMLIPAHIWTPWFSALGRSGFDSIDECYRDLAPHIHAIETGLSSNPPMNWALSSLDRFAIISNSDAHSPDKLGREATVLSMEPSYPGLAAALSGASGTGILETVEFFPQEGKYHYDGHRVCDVSLDSESAAAAKGLCPVCGKALTPGVLSRVRELADRPVSETAPCPADSQGTNRRPYRSLIPLVEILGELLSVGAASKKVSRAYGPLIEKGGGEFSILMDKSIGELEKLNCPGISGELLAAAIDHMRRGEVFITPGYDGLYGVIRAFPPGKVPGYTGPDLFGDEGKSSATETLPSGTMFPVTALLPSGTAALTADNSAKGDGNQETAMLPSETTSLSADNGAKSGERPRENSVKQTEPWAPAKTKMANQTPDALSPASSTGPRPAAKPASLTLSPAPPAFTPDQDQERAIHHSGGPALIIAGPGTGKTSVLARRITRLMEHNPGTEEPRILALSFTVKAAEELRDRIVRTTGKGADGLTVGTFHSLGRSILKAEAAAAGIREDFGILDEEGKTALLRDITTGKKPAVSPEKLGSYIEERKRFLLLPGETIPRLSPPTEILLDGALRETAIPPLKDGPDLLYREYRDALKLRNALDFDDLLAGTVRLLVARPELLKKHRDRFTHIFADEYQDINFAQYALLRLLGRKELWVIGDPNQAIYGFRGASNKYMDRFLSDYPGAAIYRLTKSFRCADPIIQAANALTGAELRGADSATCNADFSRQVPRATCNADFSRQVPRAVTLYRTPCPTDRAEAEGIARRISALIGGTGFFAIDSGIANSSAAEDSGESGENGLTSLGQCAILIRAAALAAPFEEALQNHGIPYRLMGENLEDLKWSTEEVALMTIHASKGLEFDHVFVTGLEEGILPFTLFGESNNENIDEEKRLLYVAMTRARYGLHLSWAASRIFRGRKLTQPPSRFLSSLEALIPELKPSCPRREKNPQLNLFD, encoded by the coding sequence TTGTCCTCCTATACTTGCCCCATGCGCATCATCGCGGACCTCCACATCCATTCCCCCTATTCCCGGGCCACCAGCAGGCGGAATTCCCCGGCAATCCTGGACCGCTGGGCCCGGATCAAGGGCATAGGCCTGGCAGGTACCGGGGACTGCACCCATCCCCAGTGGCTGTCGGATCTCCGGGAATCCCTGGTCGAAGTAGGGGAAGGGTTTTATGCGCTGAAAGAGGATCTGCGCCGGGATTTTGACCGGGTGACGGGGCCGGAAGCGGGGCTCCCAAATCCGGGATCACCGCCGGGTGATATGGCCGACTCTGGCCGGGTCCGCTTTGTCCTGACCGGGGAAATCAGCACCATCTATAGCCGGGACGGAAAAACCCGGAAGGTCCACCACCTGGTAGTGCTCCCGGACTTTGAAGCCGCCGCGGCTTTTCAGGGTCGGCTGGAAAAGGCCGGCAATATCCGTTCCGACGGCAGACCCATCCTGGGCCTAGATTCCCGGGACCTGCTGGAAATGCTCCTGGAATCGGACCGGCGGTCCATGCTCATCCCCGCCCATATCTGGACCCCCTGGTTTTCCGCCCTAGGCCGCTCGGGCTTTGATTCCATTGATGAATGTTACCGGGATTTGGCCCCCCATATTCACGCCATAGAAACCGGACTTTCCTCCAACCCTCCCATGAACTGGGCCCTCAGTTCCCTGGACCGTTTCGCCATCATTTCCAATTCCGATGCCCATTCCCCGGACAAGCTGGGCCGGGAAGCCACGGTCCTGTCCATGGAACCTTCCTACCCCGGCCTGGCAGCGGCCCTTTCCGGCGCCTCCGGAACCGGTATTCTGGAAACGGTAGAATTCTTTCCTCAAGAGGGAAAGTACCATTACGATGGTCACCGGGTCTGCGACGTCTCCCTGGACAGCGAATCCGCCGCCGCCGCTAAGGGCCTCTGCCCGGTCTGCGGCAAGGCCCTCACCCCCGGGGTCCTGAGCCGGGTCCGGGAGCTGGCGGACCGCCCGGTCAGCGAAACTGCCCCCTGCCCGGCTGATTCCCAGGGAACCAACCGCCGCCCCTACCGTTCCCTGATACCCCTGGTAGAAATCCTGGGGGAACTCCTCAGCGTTGGAGCCGCCTCAAAAAAGGTAAGCCGGGCCTACGGTCCGCTCATTGAAAAGGGCGGCGGCGAATTTTCCATCCTCATGGACAAAAGCATAGGGGAGCTTGAAAAACTGAACTGTCCCGGAATCAGCGGAGAACTCCTGGCCGCCGCCATCGACCATATGCGCCGGGGCGAAGTTTTTATTACCCCAGGCTACGATGGCCTGTACGGGGTCATCCGGGCTTTCCCGCCGGGAAAAGTCCCGGGATATACCGGGCCGGATCTGTTCGGAGATGAGGGAAAATCATCGGCAACAGAAACGCTGCCATCAGGGACCATGTTTCCAGTAACAGCATTGCTGCCATCAGGGACTGCGGCTCTGACGGCGGACAACAGCGCGAAGGGCGATGGAAATCAGGAAACAGCAATGCTGCCATCAGAGACCACGTCTTTGTCGGCGGACAACGGGGCGAAGAGCGGCGAGAGGCCAAGGGAAAACAGCGTAAAGCAGACAGAGCCCTGGGCGCCGGCCAAAACCAAAATGGCAAACCAGACGCCAGATGCCCTAAGTCCCGCCTCATCTACCGGACCCAGGCCGGCAGCAAAACCAGCGTCGCTTACCCTAAGCCCCGCCCCGCCGGCCTTTACCCCGGACCAGGACCAAGAGCGAGCCATCCATCACAGCGGCGGCCCCGCCCTGATAATAGCCGGCCCGGGAACCGGGAAGACCTCCGTCCTAGCCCGGCGCATCACCAGGCTCATGGAACACAATCCCGGCACAGAAGAGCCGCGAATCTTGGCCCTGAGTTTCACCGTCAAGGCCGCAGAAGAACTGCGGGACCGCATAGTCCGGACCACCGGAAAAGGGGCCGACGGTCTGACCGTAGGAACCTTCCATTCCCTGGGCAGGTCTATCCTCAAGGCTGAAGCGGCAGCGGCCGGTATCAGGGAAGACTTTGGCATATTGGACGAAGAAGGTAAAACAGCATTACTGCGGGATATCACAACAGGGAAAAAACCGGCGGTCTCTCCGGAAAAACTCGGTTCATATATCGAAGAACGGAAACGCTTCCTCCTCCTGCCCGGCGAAACCATCCCGCGCCTTAGCCCGCCAACAGAAATACTGCTGGATGGGGCATTGCGGGAAACGGCGATCCCGCCCCTGAAAGACGGCCCGGACCTGCTCTATAGAGAATACCGGGATGCCCTGAAACTCCGGAACGCCCTGGACTTCGACGATCTCCTAGCCGGGACCGTCCGCCTCCTTGTCGCCAGGCCGGAGCTGCTTAAAAAACACCGGGACCGTTTTACCCACATCTTCGCCGATGAGTACCAGGACATCAACTTTGCCCAGTACGCCCTTCTCCGGCTCCTGGGCCGGAAAGAACTCTGGGTCATCGGGGACCCAAACCAGGCAATTTACGGATTCCGGGGTGCCTCCAACAAATACATGGACCGTTTCCTGAGCGATTATCCCGGTGCGGCAATCTACCGCTTAACAAAAAGTTTTCGCTGTGCCGATCCTATCATCCAGGCAGCGAATGCCCTTACCGGAGCCGAGCTCAGAGGCGCCGATAGCGCTACTTGCAACGCCGACTTTAGTCGGCAAGTTCCCCGCGCCACTTGCAACGCCGACTTTAGTCGGCAAGTTCCCCGCGCAGTAACCCTGTACCGCACTCCCTGCCCCACCGACCGGGCCGAGGCCGAAGGCATAGCCCGACGTATTAGCGCCCTCATCGGGGGAACCGGCTTCTTCGCCATCGATAGCGGCATAGCCAACAGCAGCGCTGCGGAAGACTCAGGGGAAAGCGGCGAAAATGGCCTCACCAGCCTGGGGCAATGCGCCATCCTGATCAGGGCCGCAGCTCTGGCGGCTCCTTTTGAAGAGGCCCTGCAAAACCACGGCATCCCCTACCGGCTCATGGGTGAAAACCTGGAAGACCTCAAGTGGTCCACCGAGGAAGTAGCCCTCATGACCATCCACGCTTCCAAAGGCCTAGAGTTTGACCATGTCTTTGTGACCGGCCTTGAGGAGGGCATACTTCCCTTCACCCTCTTTGGCGAAAGCAACAACGAAAATATCGATGAAGAAAAGCGGCTCCTATACGTTGCCATGACCCGGGCCCGGTACGGCCTCCACCTGTCCTGGGCCGCATCGCGGATATTCAGGGGCAGAAAACTTACCCAGCCGCCCAGCAGATTTCTTAGCAGCCTGGAAGCGCTGATCCCGGAACTGAAGCCAAGCTGTCCCAGAAGGGAAAAGAACCCGCAGTTAAACCTATTTGACTAA
- a CDS encoding DUF445 family protein codes for MNPLFFEYPMSILGGAAIGYITNSIAVNMLFRKFLGRWGGVIEDNYKEFIENMSQLVEDELVNSNTLLSEFNSDKFKALLRTWIEDVLKKELPEKSGAVRLEEIPGIEQSVDQLIALIRSIEPEILHSCFQVLSRHEFKSLVSEEQYRYFVDRHAAGILSVFKDNEGEIKKTLRDFFTGKDLKGFISEQAISQIAKNTNDSIRDTDFSRFEGDFDNFHDELIGALDMDHIISSLEETLGNMRFTDFIKNPEGVFQDFLSKVVDFTDTPEEEKFLKDIAEQLLTEAKKIDLKISDVLDLSLKTGVVRFINEKLPGIIGRIADFIRESKFELEGMVNDTIDRDLAASPGGLFLRVIKDISIGDLAAKYNVVDIICNKILAYESKAGKMLADQFMDYIENNTIGDSIAMLQLNKIVSVENIVGVINRKMRDISIKDYDSLRTVMNKPIGECIAGIDLSIVKTKLASGLFENLKKGFIFTGRFKDTIALWISGKAKDFADSDGTEIFNMNDVSLNLTEDSVKDRMFSIYETIAGDGIDRILDDPFKDGKINYSALWNKNKSRELNQVYTAAQKGSVYETISRGVLELVNQNLDRILSGNVTSLVGKELGKLDAPRVNTLVQGFMGRELKPLNALGAFLGALVGLLFIVATSRVAAWANLHWGIQLLCNGIIFALVGIGTNWIAIKMLFRPYKPIIKQLNIPIFVGITALRKPQLAKSLSRFVKNNAMSDESIGRYFDESKGVVKENIGKLFSDSDYAFIDALLEDKERIDSINEFILSHIKTYISNNSGSIAESIIGLLEEYAESGKIDDFVPVLSERLVKNIKAHDFAPALSGYIQKKIAGRDLGHYKKIISAFADARLDTIVAWILSGITLEKAEKFILSKNDQFMDYVSRNSFSDLIGKNPVDTMGSGVYGFVGTFLEGRISRGIDYLLKQELDPNTKIQDIFHGAMVDYFEKSTFHFIELILRGIGNERENIKREIMANIGTGFLGEVKEAVTEKHVNTIVDMLLDEDLPEFLNKKKQRLAAIAGALLDNPLSSLGFSQNSLDRKALESAFIGVLNSPLVKGSLSRFFVPPVKKYADISIKSVLQIINITDIQGLVNCIRPLLERCCTDLVTNLSEYDARIIVGKCTKEIMIKTAKTISVESLLHSIDVETELRAVLSTLLKDDEFMRTMGLTLEKMIRKIAGDKKFYDGRILQRDIGGFISAQLLNDWPALKPALEQGLREFFAGLNTAVSGETKDALCTEYLITAVLDAGEKLFGDIIGAIDIQKVVEREVNEMHPRSIERMFYRFAGKYFTKIIFYGWIGVFGGLLSYGIVRLITFFWK; via the coding sequence ATGAACCCGCTGTTTTTTGAGTACCCCATGTCCATCCTCGGCGGCGCGGCCATAGGCTATATCACCAATTCCATCGCCGTAAATATGCTTTTCAGGAAGTTCCTTGGAAGGTGGGGCGGGGTTATCGAAGATAATTATAAAGAATTTATAGAAAATATGTCCCAGCTCGTGGAGGATGAGCTGGTTAATTCCAATACCCTGCTGTCCGAATTCAATTCCGATAAATTTAAGGCTCTGCTGCGTACCTGGATAGAAGATGTTTTAAAGAAGGAGCTGCCTGAAAAATCAGGCGCCGTTCGGCTGGAGGAAATACCGGGCATTGAGCAGAGTGTTGACCAGCTTATAGCGCTGATACGTTCCATAGAGCCTGAAATTTTACATAGCTGTTTTCAGGTTTTATCCCGCCATGAATTTAAATCCCTGGTTTCAGAAGAACAGTACAGATACTTTGTTGATCGCCATGCAGCAGGGATACTATCCGTTTTTAAAGATAACGAAGGTGAAATAAAAAAAACTCTCCGGGACTTTTTTACCGGCAAGGATCTGAAAGGATTTATTTCAGAACAGGCTATATCGCAAATCGCGAAGAATACAAATGATAGTATCCGGGACACTGACTTTTCCCGCTTTGAGGGAGATTTCGACAATTTTCACGACGAATTGATCGGGGCCCTGGATATGGACCATATTATTTCGTCCCTGGAAGAGACCCTGGGAAATATGCGGTTTACGGATTTTATCAAAAATCCCGAAGGTGTTTTTCAGGATTTTTTAAGCAAGGTCGTTGATTTTACGGATACCCCTGAGGAGGAAAAATTTCTCAAGGATATCGCAGAGCAGCTTCTTACTGAAGCTAAGAAGATAGATTTAAAAATATCGGATGTACTGGATCTATCCTTGAAAACCGGGGTTGTGCGGTTCATCAATGAAAAACTTCCCGGCATCATCGGCAGGATAGCTGATTTTATCAGGGAAAGTAAATTTGAATTAGAGGGGATGGTAAACGATACGATAGACCGGGACTTGGCTGCCAGCCCCGGCGGGCTGTTTTTAAGGGTTATCAAGGATATATCCATCGGTGATTTGGCGGCAAAATACAATGTTGTTGATATTATTTGCAATAAGATACTGGCTTATGAGAGCAAAGCAGGAAAAATGCTCGCCGATCAGTTCATGGATTATATTGAAAATAATACTATCGGCGATAGTATTGCTATGCTTCAATTGAATAAAATTGTAAGCGTCGAAAATATTGTCGGTGTTATTAACCGGAAGATGCGGGATATTTCAATCAAAGATTATGACAGCCTCAGGACTGTTATGAATAAACCTATTGGAGAGTGTATTGCAGGCATTGACCTTTCTATTGTAAAAACAAAACTGGCGTCGGGGCTTTTTGAGAATTTAAAAAAAGGTTTCATTTTTACCGGGCGCTTCAAGGATACTATCGCCTTATGGATCTCGGGAAAAGCAAAGGATTTTGCAGATAGCGATGGTACTGAAATATTTAATATGAACGATGTTTCCCTGAACCTTACTGAGGATTCGGTAAAAGATAGGATGTTCAGTATTTATGAAACCATAGCGGGGGATGGGATAGATCGGATACTGGATGATCCTTTTAAGGACGGAAAAATTAATTACTCGGCGCTCTGGAATAAAAACAAATCCAGGGAACTTAACCAGGTTTATACCGCCGCGCAAAAGGGATCGGTGTATGAAACCATATCCCGGGGTGTTCTGGAGTTGGTCAATCAGAACCTTGACAGGATTTTAAGCGGTAATGTTACAAGCCTGGTCGGCAAGGAATTGGGCAAACTGGATGCCCCCAGGGTCAATACCCTGGTTCAGGGCTTTATGGGCAGGGAGCTTAAGCCCCTCAATGCCCTGGGCGCTTTTCTCGGCGCCTTGGTGGGGTTGCTTTTTATTGTCGCCACCTCCCGCGTGGCGGCCTGGGCGAATCTACACTGGGGGATTCAGCTTTTGTGTAATGGGATTATCTTTGCCCTGGTGGGGATCGGGACCAACTGGATTGCCATCAAGATGCTCTTTCGTCCCTATAAACCCATTATCAAACAGCTCAATATTCCTATTTTTGTGGGGATAACGGCCCTGCGAAAACCCCAATTAGCAAAAAGCCTTTCAAGATTTGTCAAAAATAATGCCATGAGCGATGAATCCATCGGCCGCTATTTTGACGAAAGTAAGGGGGTTGTGAAGGAAAACATCGGGAAACTGTTCTCCGATTCCGATTATGCGTTTATTGATGCCCTGCTTGAGGACAAGGAAAGAATTGACAGTATAAATGAATTTATCCTTAGCCATATAAAAACATACATTTCAAACAACAGCGGGAGTATTGCTGAATCCATTATAGGCTTGTTGGAGGAATATGCGGAATCGGGGAAGATCGATGATTTTGTCCCCGTCTTGAGTGAACGGCTGGTCAAAAATATAAAGGCTCATGATTTTGCGCCGGCATTGAGCGGGTATATACAAAAGAAAATTGCGGGAAGGGACCTGGGGCATTATAAGAAAATTATATCCGCCTTTGCGGATGCCCGGCTGGATACTATTGTTGCATGGATACTGTCCGGCATAACCTTGGAGAAAGCGGAAAAGTTTATACTTTCGAAAAACGATCAGTTTATGGATTATGTTTCCCGGAACAGTTTTAGCGATCTCATCGGGAAGAATCCTGTTGATACTATGGGTTCTGGTGTTTATGGGTTTGTCGGCACTTTTCTTGAAGGGAGAATAAGCCGGGGCATTGATTATCTGCTGAAACAAGAATTAGACCCTAATACAAAGATACAGGATATTTTTCATGGCGCCATGGTGGATTATTTTGAAAAAAGTACTTTTCACTTTATTGAACTGATTTTAAGAGGAATAGGAAATGAACGGGAAAATATTAAGCGTGAAATAATGGCGAATATAGGAACCGGTTTTTTGGGAGAGGTGAAAGAGGCTGTTACCGAAAAACACGTCAATACCATTGTTGATATGCTGCTCGATGAGGACCTGCCCGAATTCCTCAATAAAAAGAAACAACGTTTGGCAGCTATTGCTGGCGCCCTACTTGATAACCCCCTTTCAAGCCTTGGGTTTAGCCAAAATTCCCTGGACAGAAAAGCCCTTGAATCGGCGTTTATTGGGGTCTTGAATTCCCCGCTCGTTAAGGGCAGCCTTTCCCGGTTTTTTGTCCCTCCGGTAAAGAAATACGCGGATATTTCTATAAAGTCGGTGCTGCAAATTATCAATATTACTGATATTCAGGGTTTGGTAAATTGTATTAGGCCTCTTCTTGAAAGATGCTGTACCGATCTGGTGACTAATTTGTCAGAATATGATGCTAGAATTATTGTTGGTAAATGCACTAAAGAAATAATGATTAAGACAGCAAAAACAATAAGCGTAGAGTCATTGTTGCATAGTATTGATGTTGAAACAGAACTCAGGGCAGTTTTATCCACCTTGCTAAAAGATGACGAATTTATGCGAACCATGGGTCTGACGCTGGAAAAAATGATCCGTAAGATTGCCGGGGACAAGAAGTTTTACGATGGTCGGATATTGCAGAGAGATATTGGCGGTTTTATCTCAGCACAGCTTCTGAATGACTGGCCTGCTTTAAAACCGGCGCTTGAACAGGGCCTGAGAGAGTTCTTTGCAGGATTGAACACCGCTGTTTCCGGGGAAACCAAGGACGCCCTTTGTACCGAATACCTTATCACGGCGGTTCTGGACGCCGGGGAAAAACTTTTTGGGGATATAATCGGGGCAATAGACATACAGAAGGTGGTTGAACGGGAAGTTAACGAAATGCATCCCCGGAGCATTGAGAGGATGTTTTACCGGTTTGCGGGAAAATATTTTACCAAGATCATTTTTTATGGCTGGATAGGCGTGTTTGGAGGCCTTTTAAGTTATGGTATAGTAAGGCTGATTACGTTTTTTTGGAAGTAG
- a CDS encoding beta strand repeat-containing protein has product MRKSFLARAMVSTLAVFLMFMGCDSPESSDTVIPSFIVINNTDTSSGHYYVDLIPSDDIPIIEDPTDGTSGSDRALAEAFNKFDAVYYVGSGPVTIPPGKTLYAAPGSTITRFDVASKVKSGASRVGIDLEAEDDGTLVVLNGATLKLSGTSALNGVLHVNRGGYIANDTDAAITGTGTIEVLGSIAVKTINISGDLNIARGNGQLVPAPYGIVKADAIYTTYLDAKGNVNVDGTVYVGADGITAGGDVFVSAPGSGYWLSSAPGNGYVKGNIFANRAVTVYGFVDGNITTGTYILDPEWGDIAIGIGGDAVVNGNIDADRDVIVGDMGHVGGSTGTYYTVQAKRNVTIANQFASVYGDVIADGFVTVDVEGSVERDVTSTGRFVIITGRVGHNVTADQYVEVVGSVLNNVTSTNSYVTVTGYVGNDIDANGYVTVAANGSVGRNINTYHGEPNSANYVNIFGHVGHNVTAAGNFTVSEASFYSNSEYDYGFTNGFVGGLVDVYGSTGTISGVVHGGLKVEPGASVTIGQSGVDASHPETLVKGAVFGPVTVLYSGNGSAGALNVQGYVESSSITVYQNATLNIRGTAEIAIGDIDDIVYNHNGTSGTAATSGDVEYITTQSGTPRQLVSGIYVDSGAKLYTDTPLVATTTYFTTLARSTFIHTNVTDAGNQKTTFVGGLTVEKDNTAYLSAVVTNFGGNLIVNGRLITTQPTGPAFDVKNGYNITIGAGGEVILGGGNYVLTNTNTSGTALFPASGGDVTFEFNRIAVKGGTLLTVGSLSLNASGGTGYYTFEPVDGYSSGRIHFNKKGAYLSDHDPLYILLDAGKSTITLPGIDSGTQGSKLTLSQYANLTLGSGSIVLGRGSSYGYHGTLAFDNGARLSGLGGFLPVSNGYTYDWVFGVGTASNYAGLGASYYKGSTTASPFAPGTNASGTNASGTNASGTNTLSAYNGNGSGDITINSASRVLYNN; this is encoded by the coding sequence ATGAGAAAAAGTTTTTTGGCGAGAGCCATGGTCAGTACATTGGCAGTATTCCTGATGTTCATGGGCTGCGACAGCCCGGAATCTTCGGATACCGTTATTCCGTCGTTCATTGTTATCAATAATACCGACACCAGTTCCGGTCACTATTATGTGGACCTGATTCCCAGCGACGATATTCCTATCATTGAGGATCCTACTGACGGGACCAGTGGGTCAGACCGTGCCCTTGCGGAAGCGTTTAACAAATTCGACGCAGTGTACTATGTCGGTTCAGGGCCCGTTACGATACCGCCGGGAAAAACCCTCTATGCCGCACCGGGAAGCACCATAACCCGGTTCGACGTAGCCTCGAAAGTCAAGTCCGGCGCCAGCCGTGTGGGAATTGATCTCGAAGCGGAGGATGACGGTACCCTGGTGGTTTTAAATGGCGCAACCTTGAAACTCAGCGGCACCAGCGCGCTGAACGGTGTACTGCACGTTAACCGGGGCGGGTATATTGCAAATGACACCGATGCTGCCATTACCGGTACCGGCACTATTGAAGTGCTTGGAAGTATTGCGGTAAAAACTATCAACATTTCAGGGGACTTGAATATCGCCCGGGGCAACGGCCAACTGGTCCCTGCTCCCTACGGTATTGTGAAAGCCGATGCGATCTATACCACCTATCTGGATGCCAAGGGCAACGTGAACGTAGACGGTACGGTATACGTTGGCGCGGATGGTATAACTGCGGGGGGTGATGTGTTCGTGAGCGCTCCTGGCAGCGGTTACTGGCTTAGTTCCGCCCCCGGCAATGGCTATGTTAAGGGCAATATTTTCGCCAACCGCGCAGTAACGGTATACGGCTTTGTAGATGGCAATATTACTACCGGCACCTACATTCTTGACCCTGAGTGGGGTGATATTGCCATAGGTATCGGTGGCGATGCAGTGGTAAATGGCAACATCGATGCTGACCGGGACGTGATTGTGGGAGACATGGGACATGTGGGGGGGAGCACCGGAACTTACTATACCGTCCAGGCTAAAAGGAATGTAACGATAGCGAACCAATTTGCTTCTGTATATGGTGATGTCATAGCCGATGGATTTGTGACCGTAGACGTGGAGGGATCCGTGGAGCGGGATGTTACTTCCACGGGCAGGTTTGTGATAATAACCGGGCGTGTAGGCCATAATGTCACCGCCGATCAATATGTGGAAGTGGTAGGATCTGTACTCAATAATGTCACCTCTACGAATAGCTATGTGACCGTAACCGGATACGTAGGCAATGATATTGACGCCAACGGGTATGTTACCGTAGCGGCGAATGGATCTGTAGGCCGTAATATAAATACTTATCATGGTGAACCGAATAGTGCAAACTATGTGAATATATTTGGACATGTGGGCCATAACGTTACTGCTGCAGGAAACTTTACGGTGAGCGAAGCTTCCTTTTATTCCAACTCAGAATACGACTATGGCTTCACCAACGGCTTCGTGGGCGGTTTAGTGGATGTGTACGGATCCACCGGTACCATAAGCGGCGTGGTGCATGGGGGGCTAAAAGTAGAGCCGGGCGCATCTGTTACCATCGGGCAAAGTGGCGTTGACGCAAGCCACCCTGAAACACTGGTCAAAGGCGCTGTTTTTGGCCCGGTTACGGTTCTTTACAGCGGTAACGGTAGCGCTGGAGCTCTTAACGTTCAGGGCTATGTAGAAAGCAGTTCCATAACAGTTTATCAGAATGCTACTCTCAACATTAGAGGTACCGCGGAAATTGCCATTGGTGATATAGACGATATTGTATATAATCATAATGGTACTTCAGGTACTGCTGCTACCTCCGGTGATGTGGAGTATATTACTACACAGTCCGGTACTCCCCGTCAATTAGTGTCCGGCATCTATGTGGATTCCGGCGCCAAGTTGTATACCGATACCCCGCTTGTGGCTACCACAACATACTTCACAACCCTTGCCAGATCGACCTTTATCCACACCAATGTTACAGATGCAGGCAACCAGAAAACCACCTTTGTCGGCGGATTAACCGTAGAGAAAGATAATACAGCTTATTTATCGGCCGTAGTAACCAACTTTGGTGGGAATCTTATAGTTAACGGTAGGCTCATTACAACACAACCCACCGGCCCCGCTTTTGATGTGAAAAATGGATATAACATCACCATCGGAGCAGGCGGCGAAGTCATACTCGGCGGCGGAAACTACGTGCTTACGAATACCAACACCAGCGGTACCGCTCTTTTCCCTGCTTCCGGTGGTGATGTGACCTTTGAGTTTAACAGAATAGCCGTGAAGGGTGGTACTTTGCTCACCGTAGGATCTCTATCACTTAACGCATCAGGGGGAACAGGGTACTACACCTTTGAACCGGTGGATGGTTATTCGTCCGGTAGGATTCACTTCAATAAAAAGGGCGCCTATCTTTCTGATCACGACCCCCTGTACATCCTTCTTGACGCCGGCAAGAGTACAATCACTCTGCCGGGAATTGATAGTGGCACCCAGGGTAGTAAGCTCACCTTGTCGCAATACGCCAACCTCACATTGGGCAGCGGTTCCATTGTTCTGGGAAGAGGCAGTAGTTATGGCTATCATGGGACATTGGCCTTCGACAACGGCGCCAGGCTGAGTGGACTGGGTGGATTCCTGCCAGTTTCTAATGGCTACACTTATGACTGGGTCTTTGGGGTAGGTACCGCATCCAATTATGCCGGATTAGGAGCATCGTATTATAAAGGTTCAACTACTGCGAGCCCATTCGCCCCTGGTACAAATGCGTCTGGTACAAATGCGTCTGGTACAAATGCGTCTGGTACAAATACGCTGAGCGCTTATAATGGTAATGGCAGTGGTGACATAACCATTAACAGTGCTTCACGGGTGCTCTACAACAATTAG